The following are encoded in a window of Balaenoptera ricei isolate mBalRic1 chromosome 1, mBalRic1.hap2, whole genome shotgun sequence genomic DNA:
- the FCRLA gene encoding Fc receptor-like A isoform X4: MKLGCVLMAGAFYFSPAMLWAAQMLLELFQAPVLRATPSAEPQEGSPVTLSCQTKLPLQRSAARLLFSFYKDSRTVRSRGPSSEFQIPTASEAHSGSYWCEAATENNQVWKQSPKLEIRVQGPSSPAAPPTLNPAPQKSAAPETTSTEPPGPLPPRPTPSSKDLGSSSPLQFPDPHLHHQMGVLLKQMQDMRVILGHLVMELRDLSSHLKLKTTKGPAKYE, translated from the exons ATGAAGCTGGGCTGTGTCCTCATGGCTGGGGCCTTCTACTTTTCTCCTGCTATGCTCTGGGCAGCCCAGATGCTGCTGG AACTGTTTCAAGCCCCGGTTCTCAGAGCCACACCCTCAGCTGAGCCCCAAGAGGGAAGCCCGGTAACCCTGAGCTGTCAGACAAAGCTGCCCCTGCAGAGGTCGGCTGCCcgcctcctcttctccttctacaAGGACAGCAGGACAGTGCGCAGCAGGGGCCCTTCCTCAGAATTCCAGATCCCCACTGCTTCGGAGGCACACTCTGGGTCCTACTGGTGTGAAGCAGCCACTGAGAACAACCAAGTTTGGAAACAGAGCCCCAAGCTGGAGATCCGGGTGCAGG GTCCCTCCAGCCCTGCTGCACCCCCCACATTGAATCCAGCTCCTCAGAAATCAGCTGCTCCAGAAACTACTTCCACGGAGCCCCCTGGGCCTCTGCCTCCACGGCCCACCCCTTCTTCTAAGGATCTGGGCTCCTCTTCTCCTCTGCAGTTCCCAGATCCCCATCTGCATCACCAGATGGGTGTTCTCCTCAAACAAATGCAGGATATGAGGGTCATCCTTGGTCACCTGGTCATGGAGCTGAGGGACTTGTCTAGCCACCTGAAGCTCAAGACCACAAAGGGTCCTGCCAAATATGAGTAA
- the FCRLA gene encoding Fc receptor-like A isoform X6 encodes MKLGCVLMAGAFYFSPAMLWAAQMLLAASFEALQCEGPVSTQESSCHPEDDLTDPREVDFQVKGYTFSAPFHLVVSYGPSSPAAPPTLNPAPQKSAAPETTSTEPPGPLPPRPTPSSKDLGSSSPLQFPDPHLHHQMGVLLKQMQDMRVILGHLVMELRDLSSHLKLKTTKGPAKYE; translated from the exons ATGAAGCTGGGCTGTGTCCTCATGGCTGGGGCCTTCTACTTTTCTCCTGCTATGCTCTGGGCAGCCCAGATGCTGCTGG CTGCCAGTTTTGAGGCGCTCCAGTGCGAAGGACCTGTCAGCACCCAGGAGAGCAGTTGCCACCCTGAGGATGACTTGACGGACCCAAGAGAAGTCGACTTCCAGGTCAAGGGCTACACTTTCAGCGCACCCTTCCATCTGGTTGTGTCCTACG GTCCCTCCAGCCCTGCTGCACCCCCCACATTGAATCCAGCTCCTCAGAAATCAGCTGCTCCAGAAACTACTTCCACGGAGCCCCCTGGGCCTCTGCCTCCACGGCCCACCCCTTCTTCTAAGGATCTGGGCTCCTCTTCTCCTCTGCAGTTCCCAGATCCCCATCTGCATCACCAGATGGGTGTTCTCCTCAAACAAATGCAGGATATGAGGGTCATCCTTGGTCACCTGGTCATGGAGCTGAGGGACTTGTCTAGCCACCTGAAGCTCAAGACCACAAAGGGTCCTGCCAAATATGAGTAA
- the FCRLA gene encoding Fc receptor-like A isoform X2, which translates to MKLGCVLMAGAFYFSPAMLWAAQMLLAASFEALQCEGPVSTQESSCHPEDDLTDPREVDFQVKGYTFSAPFHLVVSYELFQAPVLRATPSAEPQEGSPVTLSCQTKLPLQRSAARLLFSFYKDSRTVRSRGPSSEFQIPTASEAHSGSYWCEAATENNQVWKQSPKLEIRVQGPSSPAAPPTLNPAPQKSAAPETTSTEPPGPLPPRPTPSSKDLGSSSPLQFPDPHLHHQMGVLLKQMQDMRVILGHLVMELRDLSSHLKLKTTKGPAKYE; encoded by the exons ATGAAGCTGGGCTGTGTCCTCATGGCTGGGGCCTTCTACTTTTCTCCTGCTATGCTCTGGGCAGCCCAGATGCTGCTGG CTGCCAGTTTTGAGGCGCTCCAGTGCGAAGGACCTGTCAGCACCCAGGAGAGCAGTTGCCACCCTGAGGATGACTTGACGGACCCAAGAGAAGTCGACTTCCAGGTCAAGGGCTACACTTTCAGCGCACCCTTCCATCTGGTTGTGTCCTACG AACTGTTTCAAGCCCCGGTTCTCAGAGCCACACCCTCAGCTGAGCCCCAAGAGGGAAGCCCGGTAACCCTGAGCTGTCAGACAAAGCTGCCCCTGCAGAGGTCGGCTGCCcgcctcctcttctccttctacaAGGACAGCAGGACAGTGCGCAGCAGGGGCCCTTCCTCAGAATTCCAGATCCCCACTGCTTCGGAGGCACACTCTGGGTCCTACTGGTGTGAAGCAGCCACTGAGAACAACCAAGTTTGGAAACAGAGCCCCAAGCTGGAGATCCGGGTGCAGG GTCCCTCCAGCCCTGCTGCACCCCCCACATTGAATCCAGCTCCTCAGAAATCAGCTGCTCCAGAAACTACTTCCACGGAGCCCCCTGGGCCTCTGCCTCCACGGCCCACCCCTTCTTCTAAGGATCTGGGCTCCTCTTCTCCTCTGCAGTTCCCAGATCCCCATCTGCATCACCAGATGGGTGTTCTCCTCAAACAAATGCAGGATATGAGGGTCATCCTTGGTCACCTGGTCATGGAGCTGAGGGACTTGTCTAGCCACCTGAAGCTCAAGACCACAAAGGGTCCTGCCAAATATGAGTAA
- the FCRLB gene encoding Fc receptor-like B isoform X3 — MWELTALLLLATLEKPILSLHPPWTTIFKGERVTLRCDGYHPLLLELRPSSTLWYLGHLLLPSHKKSIEVQTPGVYRCQTRGAPVSDPIHLSVSNDWLILQVPYAAVFEGEPLVMRCRGWYDKVVYKLHYYHDGQPVRYFHSSANYTVPQARASDSGRYQCSGTMRIPVESAPMFSAKVAVTVQVAPCAASTGAPSTPSPSPRSRSWNRTGARLLPPPAASGNAALGCSFRGGVLPWTWRPPPSRSHRPRLWRPVTSRFPSESPRCPDRSRRSPPSLTPPQPGCCSPRAEAPLLGHRPALR; from the exons ATGTGGGAACTGACAGCCCTCCTGCTCCTGG CTACTCTGGAGAAGCCCATATTGTCTCTACACCCACCCTGGACCACAATCTTCAAGGGGGAAAGGGTAACCCTGCGGTGTGATGGGTATCACCCTCTGCTCCTGGAGCTCCGACCCAGCAGCACTCTCTGGTATTTGGGCCACCTACTCCTGCCCTCTCACAAGAAGAGCATCGAGGTGCAGACACCAGGGGTGTATCGATGCCAGACACGGGGAGCACCTGTCAGTGACCCCATCCACCTCTCTGTATCCAATG ACTGGCTGATCCTGCAAGTACCCTATGCTGCGGTGTTCGAGGGCGAGCCGCTGGTCATGCGCTGCCGCGGTTGGTACGACAAGGTCGTCTACAAACTTCACTACTACCACGATGGCCAACCCGTGCGCTACTTCCACTCCAGCGCCAACTACACGGTGCCCCAGGCGCGCGCCAGCGATAGCGGGCGCTACCAGTGCTCCGGCACCATGCGCATCCCGGTGGAGAGCGCGCCCATGTTCTCCGCCAAGGTGGCCGTGACCGTGCAAG TCGCGCCGTGCGCCGCTTCGACTGGGGCGCCGAGTACACCGTCCCCGAGCCCGAGGTCGAGGAGCTGGAATCGCACTGGTGCGAGGCTGCTACCGCCACCCGCAGCGTCCGGAAACGCAGCCCTTGGCTGCAGCTTCCGGGGCGGG GTTCTCCCCTGGACGTGGCGTCCACCACCGTCCCGGTCCCACAGGCCGCGGCTTTGGCGCCCGGTAACAAGCCGCTTTCCTTCAGAAAGCCCCCGCTGTCCAGATCGGTCCCGTCGGTCACCTCCGTCCCTAACACCCCCTCAGCCGGGCTGCTGTTCCCCGCGGGCGGAGGCCCCACTGCTGGGCCACCGGCCTGCGCTCCGCTGA
- the FCRLA gene encoding Fc receptor-like A isoform X5, with protein MKLGCVLMAGAFYFSPAMLWAAQMLLAGCHAELFQAPVLRATPSAEPQEGSPVTLSCQTKLPLQRSAARLLFSFYKDSRTVRSRGPSSEFQIPTASEAHSGSYWCEAATENNQVWKQSPKLEIRVQGPSSPAAPPTLNPAPQKSAAPETTSTEPPGPLPPRPTPSSKDLGSSSPLQFPDPHLHHQMGVLLKQMQDMRVILGHLVMELRDLSSHLKLKTTKGPAKYE; from the exons ATGAAGCTGGGCTGTGTCCTCATGGCTGGGGCCTTCTACTTTTCTCCTGCTATGCTCTGGGCAGCCCAGATGCTGCTGG CTGGATGTCATGCTG AACTGTTTCAAGCCCCGGTTCTCAGAGCCACACCCTCAGCTGAGCCCCAAGAGGGAAGCCCGGTAACCCTGAGCTGTCAGACAAAGCTGCCCCTGCAGAGGTCGGCTGCCcgcctcctcttctccttctacaAGGACAGCAGGACAGTGCGCAGCAGGGGCCCTTCCTCAGAATTCCAGATCCCCACTGCTTCGGAGGCACACTCTGGGTCCTACTGGTGTGAAGCAGCCACTGAGAACAACCAAGTTTGGAAACAGAGCCCCAAGCTGGAGATCCGGGTGCAGG GTCCCTCCAGCCCTGCTGCACCCCCCACATTGAATCCAGCTCCTCAGAAATCAGCTGCTCCAGAAACTACTTCCACGGAGCCCCCTGGGCCTCTGCCTCCACGGCCCACCCCTTCTTCTAAGGATCTGGGCTCCTCTTCTCCTCTGCAGTTCCCAGATCCCCATCTGCATCACCAGATGGGTGTTCTCCTCAAACAAATGCAGGATATGAGGGTCATCCTTGGTCACCTGGTCATGGAGCTGAGGGACTTGTCTAGCCACCTGAAGCTCAAGACCACAAAGGGTCCTGCCAAATATGAGTAA
- the FCRLB gene encoding Fc receptor-like B isoform X2 has protein sequence MWELTALLLLVPSSGQAATLEKPILSLHPPWTTIFKGERVTLRCDGYHPLLLELRPSSTLWYLGHLLLPSHKKSIEVQTPGVYRCQTRGAPVSDPIHLSVSNDWLILQVPYAAVFEGEPLVMRCRGWYDKVVYKLHYYHDGQPVRYFHSSANYTVPQARASDSGRYQCSGTMRIPVESAPMFSAKVAVTVQVAPCAASTGAPSTPSPSPRSRSWNRTGARLLPPPAASGNAALGCSFRGGVLPWTWRPPPSRSHRPRLWRPVTSRFPSESPRCPDRSRRSPPSLTPPQPGCCSPRAEAPLLGHRPALR, from the exons ATGTGGGAACTGACAGCCCTCCTGCTCCTGG TTCCAAGCAGTGGGCAAGCTG CTACTCTGGAGAAGCCCATATTGTCTCTACACCCACCCTGGACCACAATCTTCAAGGGGGAAAGGGTAACCCTGCGGTGTGATGGGTATCACCCTCTGCTCCTGGAGCTCCGACCCAGCAGCACTCTCTGGTATTTGGGCCACCTACTCCTGCCCTCTCACAAGAAGAGCATCGAGGTGCAGACACCAGGGGTGTATCGATGCCAGACACGGGGAGCACCTGTCAGTGACCCCATCCACCTCTCTGTATCCAATG ACTGGCTGATCCTGCAAGTACCCTATGCTGCGGTGTTCGAGGGCGAGCCGCTGGTCATGCGCTGCCGCGGTTGGTACGACAAGGTCGTCTACAAACTTCACTACTACCACGATGGCCAACCCGTGCGCTACTTCCACTCCAGCGCCAACTACACGGTGCCCCAGGCGCGCGCCAGCGATAGCGGGCGCTACCAGTGCTCCGGCACCATGCGCATCCCGGTGGAGAGCGCGCCCATGTTCTCCGCCAAGGTGGCCGTGACCGTGCAAG TCGCGCCGTGCGCCGCTTCGACTGGGGCGCCGAGTACACCGTCCCCGAGCCCGAGGTCGAGGAGCTGGAATCGCACTGGTGCGAGGCTGCTACCGCCACCCGCAGCGTCCGGAAACGCAGCCCTTGGCTGCAGCTTCCGGGGCGGG GTTCTCCCCTGGACGTGGCGTCCACCACCGTCCCGGTCCCACAGGCCGCGGCTTTGGCGCCCGGTAACAAGCCGCTTTCCTTCAGAAAGCCCCCGCTGTCCAGATCGGTCCCGTCGGTCACCTCCGTCCCTAACACCCCCTCAGCCGGGCTGCTGTTCCCCGCGGGCGGAGGCCCCACTGCTGGGCCACCGGCCTGCGCTCCGCTGA
- the FCRLA gene encoding Fc receptor-like A isoform X7 → MKLGCVLMAGAFYFSPAMLWAAQMLLAASFEALQCEGPVSTQESSCHPEDDLTDPREVDFQVKGYTFSAPFHLVVSYDWLILQSPTWPIFEGDPLVLRCQAWQDWPLTQVTFYQDGSALGPPGPNKEFSIAVVQKEDSGHYHCSAIFRSPGPGSPETASPVAITVQELFQAPVLRATPSAEPQEGSPVTLSCQTKLPLQRSAARLLFSFYKDSRTVRSRGPSSEFQIPTASEAHSGSYWCEAATENNQVWKQSPKLEIRVQGPSSPAAPPTLNPAPQKSAAPETTSTEPPGPLPPRPTPSSKDLGSSSPLQFPDPHLHHQMGVLLKQMQDMRVILGHLVMELRDLSSHLKLKTTKGPAKYE, encoded by the exons ATGAAGCTGGGCTGTGTCCTCATGGCTGGGGCCTTCTACTTTTCTCCTGCTATGCTCTGGGCAGCCCAGATGCTGCTGG CTGCCAGTTTTGAGGCGCTCCAGTGCGAAGGACCTGTCAGCACCCAGGAGAGCAGTTGCCACCCTGAGGATGACTTGACGGACCCAAGAGAAGTCGACTTCCAGGTCAAGGGCTACACTTTCAGCGCACCCTTCCATCTGGTTGTGTCCTACG ACTGGCTGATCCTCCAAAGTCCAACCTGGCCTATATTTGAAGGAGACCCTCTGGTTCTGCGCTGTCAGGCCTGGCAAGACTGGCCACTGACCCAGGTCACCTTTTACCAAGATGGCTCAGCCCTGGGTCCCCCTGGACCTAACAAGGAATTCTCCATCGCCGTGGTGCAAAAGGAAGACAGCGGGCATTACCACTGCAGTGCTATCTTCAGGAGCCCTGGTCCTGGGAGCCCAGAAACGGCATCTCCCGTGGCTATTACAGTTCAAG AACTGTTTCAAGCCCCGGTTCTCAGAGCCACACCCTCAGCTGAGCCCCAAGAGGGAAGCCCGGTAACCCTGAGCTGTCAGACAAAGCTGCCCCTGCAGAGGTCGGCTGCCcgcctcctcttctccttctacaAGGACAGCAGGACAGTGCGCAGCAGGGGCCCTTCCTCAGAATTCCAGATCCCCACTGCTTCGGAGGCACACTCTGGGTCCTACTGGTGTGAAGCAGCCACTGAGAACAACCAAGTTTGGAAACAGAGCCCCAAGCTGGAGATCCGGGTGCAGG GTCCCTCCAGCCCTGCTGCACCCCCCACATTGAATCCAGCTCCTCAGAAATCAGCTGCTCCAGAAACTACTTCCACGGAGCCCCCTGGGCCTCTGCCTCCACGGCCCACCCCTTCTTCTAAGGATCTGGGCTCCTCTTCTCCTCTGCAGTTCCCAGATCCCCATCTGCATCACCAGATGGGTGTTCTCCTCAAACAAATGCAGGATATGAGGGTCATCCTTGGTCACCTGGTCATGGAGCTGAGGGACTTGTCTAGCCACCTGAAGCTCAAGACCACAAAGGGTCCTGCCAAATATGAGTAA
- the FCRLA gene encoding Fc receptor-like A isoform X3 codes for MKLGCVLMAGAFYFSPAMLWAAQMLLAASFEALQCEGPVSTQESSCHPEDDLTDPREVDFQVKGYTFSAPFHLVVSYDWLILQSPTWPIFEGDPLVLRCQAWQDWPLTQVTFYQDGSALGPPGPNKEFSIAVVQKEDSGHYHCSAIFRSPGPGSPETASPVAITVQGPSSPAAPPTLNPAPQKSAAPETTSTEPPGPLPPRPTPSSKDLGSSSPLQFPDPHLHHQMGVLLKQMQDMRVILGHLVMELRDLSSHLKLKTTKGPAKYE; via the exons ATGAAGCTGGGCTGTGTCCTCATGGCTGGGGCCTTCTACTTTTCTCCTGCTATGCTCTGGGCAGCCCAGATGCTGCTGG CTGCCAGTTTTGAGGCGCTCCAGTGCGAAGGACCTGTCAGCACCCAGGAGAGCAGTTGCCACCCTGAGGATGACTTGACGGACCCAAGAGAAGTCGACTTCCAGGTCAAGGGCTACACTTTCAGCGCACCCTTCCATCTGGTTGTGTCCTACG ACTGGCTGATCCTCCAAAGTCCAACCTGGCCTATATTTGAAGGAGACCCTCTGGTTCTGCGCTGTCAGGCCTGGCAAGACTGGCCACTGACCCAGGTCACCTTTTACCAAGATGGCTCAGCCCTGGGTCCCCCTGGACCTAACAAGGAATTCTCCATCGCCGTGGTGCAAAAGGAAGACAGCGGGCATTACCACTGCAGTGCTATCTTCAGGAGCCCTGGTCCTGGGAGCCCAGAAACGGCATCTCCCGTGGCTATTACAGTTCAAG GTCCCTCCAGCCCTGCTGCACCCCCCACATTGAATCCAGCTCCTCAGAAATCAGCTGCTCCAGAAACTACTTCCACGGAGCCCCCTGGGCCTCTGCCTCCACGGCCCACCCCTTCTTCTAAGGATCTGGGCTCCTCTTCTCCTCTGCAGTTCCCAGATCCCCATCTGCATCACCAGATGGGTGTTCTCCTCAAACAAATGCAGGATATGAGGGTCATCCTTGGTCACCTGGTCATGGAGCTGAGGGACTTGTCTAGCCACCTGAAGCTCAAGACCACAAAGGGTCCTGCCAAATATGAGTAA
- the FCRLB gene encoding Fc receptor-like B isoform X1, producing the protein MWELTALLLLVPSSGQAATLEKPILSLHPPWTTIFKGERVTLRCDGYHPLLLELRPSSTLWYLGHLLLPSHKKSIEVQTPGVYRCQTRGAPVSDPIHLSVSNDWLILQVPYAAVFEGEPLVMRCRGWYDKVVYKLHYYHDGQPVRYFHSSANYTVPQARASDSGRYQCSGTMRIPVESAPMFSAKVAVTVQELFQAPVLRVMGRVETLGAALGGVVLRCETLLHSQKRDTPLQFAFYKYSRAVRRFDWGAEYTVPEPEVEELESHWCEAATATRSVRKRSPWLQLPGRGSPLDVASTTVPVPQAAALAPGNKPLSFRKPPLSRSVPSVTSVPNTPSAGLLFPAGGGPTAGPPACAPLTPLEQTTGALKPDVDLLLREMQLLKGLLSRMVLALKEPQAFPEPRDTLETPASHFAVSQGTPETAAVGS; encoded by the exons ATGTGGGAACTGACAGCCCTCCTGCTCCTGG TTCCAAGCAGTGGGCAAGCTG CTACTCTGGAGAAGCCCATATTGTCTCTACACCCACCCTGGACCACAATCTTCAAGGGGGAAAGGGTAACCCTGCGGTGTGATGGGTATCACCCTCTGCTCCTGGAGCTCCGACCCAGCAGCACTCTCTGGTATTTGGGCCACCTACTCCTGCCCTCTCACAAGAAGAGCATCGAGGTGCAGACACCAGGGGTGTATCGATGCCAGACACGGGGAGCACCTGTCAGTGACCCCATCCACCTCTCTGTATCCAATG ACTGGCTGATCCTGCAAGTACCCTATGCTGCGGTGTTCGAGGGCGAGCCGCTGGTCATGCGCTGCCGCGGTTGGTACGACAAGGTCGTCTACAAACTTCACTACTACCACGATGGCCAACCCGTGCGCTACTTCCACTCCAGCGCCAACTACACGGTGCCCCAGGCGCGCGCCAGCGATAGCGGGCGCTACCAGTGCTCCGGCACCATGCGCATCCCGGTGGAGAGCGCGCCCATGTTCTCCGCCAAGGTGGCCGTGACCGTGCAAG AGCTGTTCCAGGCGCCGGTGCTGAGGGTGATGGGCCGGGTGGAGACTCTCGGCGCGGCCCTCGGCGGAGTGGTCTTGCGGTGCGAGACGCTCCTGCACTCTCAGAAGCGCGACACGCCGCTGCAGTTCGCCTTCTACAAGTACAGTCGCGCCGTGCGCCGCTTCGACTGGGGCGCCGAGTACACCGTCCCCGAGCCCGAGGTCGAGGAGCTGGAATCGCACTGGTGCGAGGCTGCTACCGCCACCCGCAGCGTCCGGAAACGCAGCCCTTGGCTGCAGCTTCCGGGGCGGG GTTCTCCCCTGGACGTGGCGTCCACCACCGTCCCGGTCCCACAGGCCGCGGCTTTGGCGCCCGGTAACAAGCCGCTTTCCTTCAGAAAGCCCCCGCTGTCCAGATCGGTCCCGTCGGTCACCTCCGTCCCTAACACCCCCTCAGCCGGGCTGCTGTTCCCCGCGGGCGGAGGCCCCACTGCTGGGCCACCGGCCTGCGCTCCGCTGACCCCCTTGGAACAAACCACTGGAGCCCTAAAACCCGACGTGGACCTTCTGCTCCGAGAAATGCAGCTGCTCAAAGGCCTTCTCAGCCGGATGGTCCTGGCATTAAAGGAGCCACAGGCCTTCCCAGAGCCCAGGGACACACTCGAGACCCCCGCTTCCCACTTTGCTGTGAGTCAGGGAACCCCTGAGACCGCTGCTGTGGGGAGCTGA
- the FCRLA gene encoding Fc receptor-like A isoform X1 gives MKLGCVLMAGAFYFSPAMLWAAQMLLAGCHAAASFEALQCEGPVSTQESSCHPEDDLTDPREVDFQVKGYTFSAPFHLVVSYDWLILQSPTWPIFEGDPLVLRCQAWQDWPLTQVTFYQDGSALGPPGPNKEFSIAVVQKEDSGHYHCSAIFRSPGPGSPETASPVAITVQELFQAPVLRATPSAEPQEGSPVTLSCQTKLPLQRSAARLLFSFYKDSRTVRSRGPSSEFQIPTASEAHSGSYWCEAATENNQVWKQSPKLEIRVQGPSSPAAPPTLNPAPQKSAAPETTSTEPPGPLPPRPTPSSKDLGSSSPLQFPDPHLHHQMGVLLKQMQDMRVILGHLVMELRDLSSHLKLKTTKGPAKYE, from the exons ATGAAGCTGGGCTGTGTCCTCATGGCTGGGGCCTTCTACTTTTCTCCTGCTATGCTCTGGGCAGCCCAGATGCTGCTGG CTGGATGTCATGCTG CTGCCAGTTTTGAGGCGCTCCAGTGCGAAGGACCTGTCAGCACCCAGGAGAGCAGTTGCCACCCTGAGGATGACTTGACGGACCCAAGAGAAGTCGACTTCCAGGTCAAGGGCTACACTTTCAGCGCACCCTTCCATCTGGTTGTGTCCTACG ACTGGCTGATCCTCCAAAGTCCAACCTGGCCTATATTTGAAGGAGACCCTCTGGTTCTGCGCTGTCAGGCCTGGCAAGACTGGCCACTGACCCAGGTCACCTTTTACCAAGATGGCTCAGCCCTGGGTCCCCCTGGACCTAACAAGGAATTCTCCATCGCCGTGGTGCAAAAGGAAGACAGCGGGCATTACCACTGCAGTGCTATCTTCAGGAGCCCTGGTCCTGGGAGCCCAGAAACGGCATCTCCCGTGGCTATTACAGTTCAAG AACTGTTTCAAGCCCCGGTTCTCAGAGCCACACCCTCAGCTGAGCCCCAAGAGGGAAGCCCGGTAACCCTGAGCTGTCAGACAAAGCTGCCCCTGCAGAGGTCGGCTGCCcgcctcctcttctccttctacaAGGACAGCAGGACAGTGCGCAGCAGGGGCCCTTCCTCAGAATTCCAGATCCCCACTGCTTCGGAGGCACACTCTGGGTCCTACTGGTGTGAAGCAGCCACTGAGAACAACCAAGTTTGGAAACAGAGCCCCAAGCTGGAGATCCGGGTGCAGG GTCCCTCCAGCCCTGCTGCACCCCCCACATTGAATCCAGCTCCTCAGAAATCAGCTGCTCCAGAAACTACTTCCACGGAGCCCCCTGGGCCTCTGCCTCCACGGCCCACCCCTTCTTCTAAGGATCTGGGCTCCTCTTCTCCTCTGCAGTTCCCAGATCCCCATCTGCATCACCAGATGGGTGTTCTCCTCAAACAAATGCAGGATATGAGGGTCATCCTTGGTCACCTGGTCATGGAGCTGAGGGACTTGTCTAGCCACCTGAAGCTCAAGACCACAAAGGGTCCTGCCAAATATGAGTAA